A window of Cytobacillus sp. FSL H8-0458 genomic DNA:
ATATCCGCAGCCTCCATAGCCATAGCCCATGCCTCTCACCTCACTTGGATTTCTCCCTACACAATATGTGATAAATTAGCAGGGTGTATGGGCAAGCTCCCAAGACGGGCTTGGTTTATTCATTCATAAAGGAATAAAGGGCCTGTTTCATATTACTAAATAAAGCATTCCTGTGTATTTCCCTATGCATTTAGCCTTTAGGCTTGAAAATTAGTGCACCGATAAAACCGAAGATAATGGCTGCTGAAATACCGGAGCTGGTTACTTCGAACATTCCGGTCAACACACCGACAAGTCCATGCTGATCGGCTTCCTGAAGGGCTCCATGGACAAGCGAATTACCAAAGCTTGTTATCGGGATGGTCGCTCCTGCCCCTGCAAAGTCCGCTAGCGGTTCATACAGGCCAAGTCCATCAAGTACAGCACCTAATACAACTAAAAGACTTAATGTATGGCCTGGTGTCAGCTTAAAAACATCAAACATTATTTGGCCAAATACGCAAAATAGGCCTCCAATTACAAAAGCCCAGAAAAACATAGGCAGCATACAAATTCCTCCTCTAAGTCATCTCGATAGAAACAGCATGAGCAATACAGGGAATGCTTTCATTCTGCTGGAATGTCAATGGCGATAATAGTGCACCTGTTGCCACGACAAGGATTCTTCTATAAACCCCTCGCTTCATTTGATTCAAAAGATGTCCGTACAGGACAGAAGCCGAGCACCCTGCACCGCTCCCACCGGACTGGACTGGCTGATCATCTTTATAAATCATTAATCCGCAATCTTTAAATTTCTCTCTGTCTATTTTCAACCCATTATTTATGAGCAGTTCATAAGCAGTTTCCTGGCCAATTCTTCCCAGGTCCCCTGTGACAATCAAATCGTAATGGGATGGATCGAGCTGCATGTCCTTAAAATGTGCAGTAATGGTATCTGCAGCTGCAGGCGCCATGGCTCCTCCCATATTAAAAGGGTCTGTCAGACCCATGTCGATTACTTTGCCGATTGTGGCTGAAGTGGTAACCAGCAAATTGGGTCCAGCTGCTTTCGCGGATACCAGAGCCGCACCTGCACCAGTTACTGTCCACTGGGCTGTTGGAGGCTTTTGGCCTCCGTATTCTGTAGGGTATCTAAATTGCTTTTCAACAGCGGCATTATGACTGGAAGCTCCTGTCAAAACGTAATCAGCACCCCTGTAATTGACAATGAAGGATGCCAGAGCAAGTCCTTCCATTGAAGTTGAACAAGCTCCAAAAATCCCGAAATAAGGGATTTGGTTCGTTCTTGCGCTTAAACTTGAAGGTGTTATCTGATTAATTAAATCCCCTGCAATATAAAACTGAACATCCTCCTTTTGAACATTTGCTTTACTTAAGGCCGTTTGTCCCGCCTCTTCCAAAAGGATCCTGTGCGCTTTCTCATAAGAGTCTTCACCCATCCATAAATCATCATGAAGAACATCAAAATCCTCTGACAAATTGCCATTTGCCTCAAAAGGCCCGCCTGAAACACCGGCTGCTGCAATGACCGGGAGATGCTGAAAAACCCAGGATTGTTTTCCCTTTAGCATTAAATAACCCCCCAAATAGTTAATAGCGTTTTTATCAGGGCTACTACAAAAGCTGCAAATACACCAAAAAGAATAACTGATCCAGCGAGCTTGAACATGTTCCCGCCTACACCCAGCACAAAACCTTCCGTTCGATGCTCAATAGCAGCTGAAATCACAGCATTGCCAAAGCCTGTTACAGGAACGGCGCTGCCAGCTCCGGCGAACTGGCCTAAACGGTCATATACGCCAAAACCAGTCAGCAGCATGGATATAAAAATCATGGTAGCAACAGTTGGATTTCCGGCTGTCTGTTCGGTGAAATTAAAAAAATAGATATAAAAATACGTTATTGCCTGTCCAACAGTACAGATGAGGCCACCCACCCAGAAAGCACGAATACAATTTTTCAGGACCGGGCGTTTAAGTTCATGTTTTTGCTCAAGCTTCTCATATTGCTGCTGTTCAGGGGTTTTGTTTCCTTTTTTGCTCATGACTCCCGCTCCCTCCTATGTCATTTCATTTTTTAGTTTAATGATTTTATCAAGCTTCTTTTTAGCCTTTTTGTCTGTAAAATCGGGATTTTTCATTTTTTCCTGAAGTTCTACTGCCTCTATAAAGATTTTATAATCACTTGAAACAATGAAGTTCTCATCCGGGTATTTCTCCTCAAGCATTTTTGTCATGTTTTTTTCAATTTTCTTCATGTGAAAACGCTGCAGGTGCTTCACTTTATAAGCAACCAGTGTATCTCCATTGCTCTTAACCACTGCAACATCATAAAGTTCTTTCATTTTTTCAACGTCATGCTCAATGTTTTGGACTAAATCCAAATTTTCCTTTGTATTTTTATCAATTAATACTGCAGGGGGATGGGTCGTTTTGAGGAGTGCAAGGTCGCTGTCCGTCACCTTTCCATCACCGCTGCATCCTGATATTAAGATCAGTGAAAACGCGTTCATTAATAAAAGTCTCTTTTTCATATTAGTCCCTTCCTATGTAATATCTTTAATTATATTGTCCTCGAAATGTTTTGGATTTATGAACATTAATATCCATCCTATTTTTACCAGAAAAAAACCAAAAAAAAATAGCCGGAAACACCGGCTCCTTATTTTTATTGTTTCTTTCCACAGCCGCATCCTTTTTTCTTTTTCTTTTTCTTTGTCTTGCTGACCGGCTTTGATTTTTCGGATTGCTGATTATTATCCTTATTTAACATCGATGAGGCCCTCCATTAACAATAATTTTCCTCTTATTAATTTATGCGGAGCCTCAGGAGCTTGTGTAAAACATACGCCCAAATAAGATATAAATAGACCTATGCTAATCAATCAGTTTTTGCACAAGTACTTCTATAATAGCAGCAAGTCCCGCAATTGCTAAAATTAGCAGCACCGGAGCTGCAAAAGATGCATACAAGTAATAGGAAGCATATAAAAATATGGCACTCCACACACCAGTACACCAATAGCAGCTTAAAAGCTCCCCGAAAAAACTCCGAACTCTTCCTTCTTTCACTACCCAATAAACTTCTATTTCGCCGTTTTCATCTTTTTCTTCCACTTCTTCAAGAAATGGCTTGCGCAGAAATTCGGTAATTTTATCAAATACAATCAGTCTGGTCAGCCTGAAGGTTGCAAGAGCCAAAATCAGGAGCTCCAAAGGTGTTATGTCCATTTTTTTCACCTCAATTATAAAAAAATAGCCTATTTTTTGAAAAAACAAGGCGTTTGTCCGTAACCCATAGGGCACTTCGGCAATATGTTAGTAGTGTAGACCACAAGAAACAAACAAGGAGGAAAACAAAAATGGGTTGTGGAAAAAAAGACGACTTCAAAGGCAAAAGCTGTGTATGTGAAGTACTTCGTGCTATAAAAGATATTCAAGATAACGCAGAAGATGTGTGCGAATGCCCTTCAAACTGTTTCCTGGAGCCGCTTGGAGCAATATCACCTTCCGGCAGAAAGCGCCATAAGCGTCCAGATACACGCGTATTCACACTAAAAACTGCGGACGGGTCACCATTCCATGCATTCTTTACAGGAAATGACTGTGCTTGTGTATCGATCTTCTTTAGAGTAGAAGAAGTATTTGATAACTGCTGTGCAGTGCTTCGCGTTCTGGAGCCAGTAAACAGAAAATCTGGCCCGGACAAAACAGTAAACCTTGTTGATGACTGCTGCATCGACTTGAAAAAGGTTTGCGAAGTTGACTACTTCCGCAGTACAAATGATTGCGTAACTGTTGATTTAACATGCTTCTGCGCTGTTCAATGTATTGCAGATGTTGACCTGGATATTTGCGAAGACTAATTAAAAGAGGCCAGCCGAACATTCGGCTGGCTATTTTTTTTGCCGGCCTGCTTAAAAATTTAGGTCTACCTTCTAAGGCCGATCATTTTGACTGCATTTAATGATTGAAGATTTAATTTTTCAATACTTTCATCAAATAACTTGACCTCGATCCATTCTTCATTTTTTGAAACCAGAAACCCTCTTATGGCCTTTTCCCCGGTTTCAAATATGCATGGTATGGGCGGAAGCTGTTTTGGGAAATCAATTAAGTAATTCAGGCGCTCAGGTGTGTCCATTTCCTTAAAACTTTTTACCCGATTGAAAGCTGGTTTTCTTTTTTCAGTCGTAAAAGCAAAGGATGCACCTTTTTTCTCTTCTCTCCCTGATTCAAACTCTTCAATGGCTTCCTGCACTTCCAATTGCCCTGCAGTATTTTCGATTTTCTCTTTCGGCACCGTTTGTTCCTCTTTATTGCCAGCCAAATCCAGTAAACTTTGTTTCTGTTTACGTTCCTGCTCTGCTTTTCTGCTGGAATAGATTGTTTGCATCCTGTTTTCAGGAATTTGAAAATTCGGCTGCTGTATATAGAATAACGGCTCCTTTTCTCTTTTCTCAGTCACTATGCCCACCTCCGCAATCGTTATGGTTCATCGTATTATATGTATGCAGAACATGGACTTTCGTTTCTGAGGAAATAAAAAAGCCCGCTCATATTAGAGCGGACAAATTTAAAGGATATGGTAACCGGAATCCACGTGTATATTTTCACCCGTTATTCCTCTGGACAGACTGCTGAATAAGAATAGAGCAGTATCTCCTACTTCTTCAGGAGTTGTGGTTTTACGGAGCGGAGCTTTTTCTTCAATTTCTTTAAGGATCGAATTAAATTCGCTTATTCCTTTAGCAGAGAGAGTCCTGATTGGTCCGGCTGAAATGGAATTAACCCGGATTCCATCCTTCCCAAGATCATTAGCCAAATATTTGACGCTTGCATCAAGGGAGGCTTTTGCTACACCCATAACATTATAGTTTTTCACAACCTTTTCACCGCCAAGGTATGTGAGAGTCACAATGCTTCCGCCTTCTGCCATCAATCCCCTGGCTTCCTTGGCAACAGCAGTCAGGGAATAAGAGCTGATATTATGAGCCAGCAGGAATCCGTCTCTTGTTGTGCTCATGTATTCTCCCTGAAGTTCTTCCTTATGGGCAAAGGCGATGCAGTGAGCAATCCCATGAATTATACCCGCTTCCTCCTTAATTGTGCTGAAACATTTCGCGATGTCTTCATCACTTGTTACATCACATGGAAGCACTAATGATTGGGCATCCTCCAATGATTCAGCCAATTCACGAACACTTTTCTCAAGCCTTTCTCCCGCATATGTAAAGATTAAACGGGCACCAGCATCATGAAGGGATTTGGCAATTCCCCATGCAATACTTCTTTTATTAGCTACACCCATTACGACGAATGTTTTTCCATTTAAAGAAAGAGTCATTATAAATCCTCCTGAGTTTATTATTACAAGTTATTAGTACCTAGTGCTAATTGTACATCAATTCTGCGCAAAAGAAAAGCCGAAAAAAAATCCTGTTATTGCTGGAGGATTTTTTTCGGCTAGAAAGAAGCCATCAGATTCTAACACCATTCACAAAATTCAAGCTCCCGTTTTAATTCATCAACGTATTCCTTCGATCCAGTAACAATCAAGCGGTCATTTACATGCAGTTCAGTATCTCCGTGCGGAACAATGGAATCCTTTCCTCTAAATATCCGGACGAATATTACATCCCCTGTAAACGGGAACCTCCGAAGCATCATGCCTTCAAACTGCTCATTCTTTAATCGGATTTCATATAAAGCCGTCTCCTGGTTCGTTAATATGTTCACCACGCTTGGCGACTCGATTAACGCACGAAGCAGCGCCTTAGAGGAAAGAATAGTTGAAAACAGTTCAATGTCATGCTCCCGAAGCGTTTCTTCCATATCCGGACTTTCCATCCGGCAAATGACCCGGTCTACTCCCTTATCTTTAAAAGCAATGGATAATGTAGCATTGGTCTCTTCATCCCCCGTGGAAATTACAACAATATCCGAATCAAAAGCCTCTGTGCCCTCGAAATTTTCAATATCAAACTCCTCAACTTCAATGATATCAAACAAAGAGTCCGCTATTTGTTTTTCCGCCTTTTCCTGCTTCTTATGATATAAAGCCGGCTCGTAAAGGGATGACTTAAGCTCATTATAGATCGGCATAGTCATTTGGTTAGCACCAATAAAGGACACTTTAAGCTTCTTCTCCTCGGCAGCTTCCTGAGGAAATAGCTTTTTAAAGACAACAGGTGTGAATATACTTGTTATGACAGCAACTAATATCAATGTGCCGCTCATTTCTGCAGTAATAACACCCATTCTTTCACCTATCGTTGCTGCAGCAATAACAAGGGAAAGAGTTGACGTTAACAAGAAACCAGAAGCAATAACCGTTTTGATGTCATACCATCTTTTTAATATATAAATCGGGATAAGCTTTGACAGCAGCAGAGCAATCAGCAGCAATGGTATAAGCATAAGCATCTTGGGATCTCCAAACAAAGTCCATACGTCGAGCTCTACCCCAACCATTACAAAGAAAATCGGTATAAGGAACCCGTATCCAAATGAATCCAGCTTATGGATCATTTCTTGATTTGGCGCCAGCAGCGATACAAGAACCCCCGCAAGGAATGCACCTAATATATTCTCTGCCCCGACTGTTTCTGATAATGCCACAAGGAAAATAATTAGTGCAAAGACTGCTCTTGTTCCAATCTGAACAGTCCCTGTCGACATCGCTTCAAGAAAATTAAGGTTCTTAAACCTTCTGCCCAGGAAGTACAGCAATACGCCTACACCGAATAAGATGAGAAGAAGCCATGTATTTCCTCCGCCTGTATCATTTAAAGAAACAAATACAGCCAGCAGAATCATCGTAGCCAAATCTGCAATAACTGCAATTAAAAGAATAATTTGGCCAATGCCTGTTTTCATTAAATGTGCTTCCTTGAGAGTCGGAACCACAACTCCCAGAGAGATGGTTGAAATAATTAAAGTCATTAAAAAGGCATTATCAATGAAACCTGCCCAGACAAATAAATAAGAAAGCCCTAATGAAACAAAAAATATCCCTAAAAAAACAATTGAAGACACTGCAAATGAATTCGGCTCAAGTTTTCCGCTGGGAAGCTTTTCTCTCTTCTTTGCTGAAGAAAAAGCTGTAAAGTCAATCTCAAGTCCGCTCAGGAACATTAAAAATATAAAACCAAGTGTCGAAAGAGTTTCAAGCCACATATCCTCATTGACAATATCAAAGCCGCTTTTGCCGATAATTAAACCAATAAGAATCTCAGCCACCACTACCGGAATAAAATTAACCTTCAGCCGGTGCAGTATAATCGGCGTAATAAAAGCGGCGAGAATAACAATGACAAGCGATGCTACCGATGCCCCATGTTCCATAATATTACCCCCTTAACCTGTTAAATAACTCATAAATAATGTCGCCATTCCAAAGTAAATTAAAATACTGATTAGATCATTGATGGTTGTAATGAATGGACCTGACGCTACAGCCGGATCAATTTTCATTCTGTGCATTAGTAAAGGGATCAGTGCACCGGCAAGGGTAGCTACGATCAATGTAAACAAAATTGAAACGCCAACTAAAACACCCAGAAAGAAATTTCCTTTCCAGAAGAAAACAATGAAAGTCACAAGGATACCGCAAATGCTTCCATTAATTAATCCAGTCCCTGCTTCCCTTATCATCAGTTTCCATTTATTTTCTTTCTCCAGGTCGCCTGTTGCAATCCCCCGTACAGCAACAGCCAATGCCTGAGTCCCGGTATTTCCAGCCATCCCTGCAATAAGAGGAATGAAAACAGCTAAAATGGCCACCTTATCCAATGTGTCCTCAAACCTGCCGATAAGGCTTGCAGTTAACATACCCAAAAACAGCAGGATGATAAGCCAGGGAAGCCGTTTACGGGCAGCAGAAACTGGATTCCGGTCAATATGATCCATATCCGATACAGCAGCCAATTTGGAGTAATCATCAGATGCTTCTTCTTCCATGACGTCCATGACATCATCAACTGTGATAATGCCTAGCAAGTGGTTCTGAAAATCCACAACCGGTACAGCCAGGAAATTATAGTCCTTAATTTTTCTTGCAACTTCCTCCTGGTCCTCACCCACTGATACCGAAACTACTCTGTCATTAGTTATTTCCGATATCATCGTATCATCGTCACTTACTATTAAATCCCTTAATGAAATGACGCCAATAAGCTTTTTATCGTCATTAACAACATACACATAATAAATGGTTTCAGCCCTTGGCGCTTCATTCTTTAAGATATACATAGCAGAACGAACCGTCTGATTGGCTGACAGAGAGACAAATTCGGTTGTCATAATACTTCCTGCTGTATATTCTTCGTAATGAAGCAAATCCTTAATTTCTTTTGCCGATTCATCATCCATAATTGTTAAGTAGCTGACAACCTGGTCTTTATCAAGTTCATTTAAAACATCAACCGCATCATCGGCATACATTTCTGAAAGCATATCTGCTGCATAATGGGGATTCATCTCAGCAAGAACGTCTTTATAATCTTCTTCTTCAATCTCCAGGTTTTCAAAAAGAGCTGCCATTTCTTCAGGAGATAGATAAAGATAAATTTTTGCACGGATGTCCTCATCCAGATCTTTAAAAAATGAAGCCTGATCATATGGGTGCATATCAAGAAATTCATTCCTGAAGGTATCAATTTCTTCATTTTGTAAAGATTGGATTAAAAGACTGGCATTGATGTGGGAACCTGATCTTTCCTCTGCATGATCTTCCATACAAAATTAACCTCCTCTCATACCATAAAGCATCCATACTCTGTTGGATAACAGGAAAATGTACTTCACTATACTAGCAAATCTTTGTTTTTTTGTCGTCTCTGAGCAATCCATAAAGTGAAACTTCAATCAGTGGGGAGTAATTTTCTCCCCGCTGATTGTTAGTTGAGGCCCACAGGAAGTGGGTCACAAAGACGTTGCCACAGGATGTGTTCTTAGTCTTTGTCCTTATTTCGGGCCTTTACATTATAAAGCGAGGAGACTTGCCCAGGGGTGACAAGCATAAGACGGGCAGATGGCGGGAAGTGCTTTTCTTCCCATCAGCTGATTGGCTTATGACCTCGAGCCCCTAGGAGCCGCAGCTAGATCGGGCAGTTTGACCCCCATTTATCCTCCGTTGGTTCCTCTGTTTCTTTGAAGTGGGGGTCTTACTGCCCGTTAGACTGCGATAAATTTAATTTCCCCATTCTTTGAACTTAAAATCGTTAAAGCTTTTCCTGCTGCGTGAAAAATAAAGTGTCATGATAAAGATTATGAAAATTGATATGATAACAGTAGAACTTTAAAGGAGCCTAAGAAATGAGACTTGATATTATTGGTGATATCCACGGCTGCTTTGCTGAATTTAAAGAGCTGACTTTAGAACTGGACTATAGCTGGAAAGAGGGATTTCCTGTCCATCCAAGCGGCAGAAAACTGGCCTTCGTGGGAGACTTAACTGACAGAGGCCCAGATTCACTTGCAGTCATTGATGCAGTATATAACCTTGCAGCAAACAACTTGGGATACTATGTCCCGGGCAACCATTGCAACAAACTCTACCGCTTCTTTTTAGGGAATAAAGTGCAAATTACACATGGACTTGAAACAACAGTCGCTGAGTTTGAGCAACTGGCTCCCAAAACACAGGAGGAGGTCAGACAGAAATTCATGGATTTATATGAAAATGCACCTCTATATCGTGTACTCGATAACAACAAACTGGTTATCGCCCATGCAGGAATTAAAGAAAGCTATATTGGAAAACATTCCTCAAAAGTAAAAACCTTTGTTCTGTATGGTGATATTACAGGAGAAAAAAATCCTGACGGCACACCTGTAAGACGGGATTGGGCAAAAGAGTATGAGGGTGACGCTGTCATCGTCTATGGCCATACTCCCATAAAGGAAGTGAGAAGAATTAATAACACCTATAATATTGATACAGGCGCTGTTTTTGGCAATAAATTAACCGCGCTTAGATATCCGGAAATGCAATTACTGTCTGTCCAGTCCCGCCTGCCTTATGTTGAAGAGAAATTCAGGAAGATGTAACCAAAAAAGCCGGCAAATGCCGGCTTTTACAGTAGACAACTCATGTCTTCCGGAAGCTGTTGTTCAAAAATAAGGGTTTTGTGCAGGAAGGGATGTTCGAAGGAAAGGCTGCAGCAGTGCAGCGCCTGCCGCCTGATGAACAGTCTTGTGCCCCCATATAATTCGTCTCCTGCAAGGGGATAACCAAGCCAGGCCAAATGAACTCTGATCTGATGAGTTCTGCCGGTTTCAAGCTTCAGTTTTACATGTGTAAATTCTTTTTGGCGGCTGATGACCTGATAATTAGTACATGCGTATTGGCCTTCCTCACTGACTTCCCGTTCAATTATACTGTCTTTCTTTCGCGCAATTGGCTGTTCTATTGTTCCTGCGTCCGGGCAGATTGAGCCTTCTGCAAAGGCTTCATACATGCGATGGATTTTTCGTGAGCGCTGCTGTTTGCTGAACAAATGATGTACATGCCTGTGTTTAGCAATCAGAACCAGGCCAGATGTATCTCTATCCAGTCGTGTCACAATATGGGCAGCAGACTTTAAGCCGATTCGCTGATAATACCCAATCAGCCGATTCGCCAGACTTCCGGAAGGATGTTCTCTGGAAGGAATGGAACTCACACCTGCCGGTTTATTTACTACAAGAAGATAATCATCTTCATAAAGAATATCCAGAGGCAAGTCTTCCCTCTTCATGCCTTCACTCGGAACTTCTTCAGGGAAACCAACCTGAAGGACATCACCTTCCTTTAACACATAGCGGACATTGACTTCCTGATTATTTACTTGAATGAAGCCGCCGGCAAATTTTATATCTGTCAGTGCAGTTTTGGAAATATGATTGTCTTTTAAAAATTCCCTGATTAACAAGCCCGCCTCCGGGGCAGTAATTTTCCATTGTAATTCAAAACGTGCCATGAGCTGCAGGCTCCTGTTCTGTCAGATGGTGACTTTTCTTCAATCAGCAACAAAAGAATCGTGAACCCTTTTCCAGAATGGAAATGGCCTGAACCTGGCAAAACGGATCTTCTCATCTGCCACTCTGAATTGAATTGATTTTACATCTTTATGAAGAAGTGTCAAATGATCAATAGTAATTTGAAAATCCGGTTCATTCACAGGCTTCAGCATGCATGTATGGTGGGCCGGCAGTACCAGCGGCGAGCCCACTGTACGGAATACCTTATTATTAATGGAAGCCATTTCAGCAAGCTGGATGGCAGGCAAAGAAGGGTGCAGAATAGCTCCTCCCAGCGCCTTATTATAAGCTGTACTTCCTGATGGTGTAGAGACACACAGGCCATCTCCGCGGAACCGTTCAAAATGCTGGCCGCGTATTTCCACATCCATTACTAAGGTACCTTCTACCGCCTTGACCGTAGATTCATTTAATGCAAGATAACGGGTTTCTTTCCCTCCATGCTGGTAGCGGATAATCACTTCAAGGAGCGGATATTCAATCACCTGATACGGGGTTTTGGCAATTGCAATGACAAGCTTTTCGATTTCCTCCGGCACCCAGTCTGCATAAAAGCCAAGATGGCCTGTGTGTATACCTACAAACGCGGTCTTGTCCAGGCGGCTGCTGTATCGGTGAAAGGCATAGAGTAAAGTGCCATCCCCGCCTACCGATATGACTATATCAGGCTCTTCTTCATCATATGTAAGCTCGAAGTCCAATAAATAGGTTCTCATTTTATGCATGAGTGTATTAGATTTTGAATCTCCTTTTGAGGTAATGGCAAATTTCATCTTATCCAAGCTCCTCTTTTATACTGTTAGTTTTCTCCCTTTTGCTGCTTTTCCTTTTTTCTAGTAAAGAATGCCTGGGCATCCTGTATTTCTCCGCGAATGAGTGACATTTCTTCATCCAGCCTGAAAGCAGCCTCTGCCGCCCGCTGAAGCCTCATTTGAATATCTTCAGGGAATTGGCCCTTATATTTGTAATTCAAGGAATGTTCAACCGTGGCCCAGAAATTCATGGCAAGCGTTCGAATCTGAATCTCTGCAAGAATTTTCTTCTCTCCCTTGATTGTCTGAACAGGATAGCGGATCACGACATGATAAGAGCGGTAACCGCTTGCTTTTTTATGAGAAATATAGTCTCTTTCTTCAACAATTTCAAAGTCATTTCTTTGTCTTAATAGTTCAACCACTCTCTTAATATCATCAACAAATTGGCACATCATTCTTACACCGGCAATATCCTGCATTTCCGATTCCAATCTGTCGAGTGGAATGCCTTTTTGATTTGCCTTATCTAAAATGCTGGCAATAGGCTTTACCCTCCCGGTAACAAATTCAATCGGAGAATGGGAAGAGTCCATTTCAAATTGGCTTCTCATGCCTTTTAGCTTTACTTTCAACTCTTCAACCGCCTGCTTATATGGCGCCAAAAATAAGTCCCAATGCTTCACCTGCAACACCACCAAATATCCGAAATAAAAAAAGACGGCACCCGTACTGCACCTGCTGGCAGGCACTTATATGCTCATGTAAATCAGCAAAACTCTTATCTGTTCAAATACATAGCCTATCTCTATATCCAAGTATTAAGCCGCTTAAACATTCAGCTGAAATACATTCTCTACTTTTTCTACCATTTCATTTCCGTAATTGCTGTTCCCGCGGATATTTTCTATTAAATCTCCTAATTCCTCATGAAATCCTGCAAGCTCAAGGCGAGCATGTTTACTGTCAGAAGCAAAAACCCGCATTTGGCCATCAAGTGCCTTCTTTAATTCCGGCCAGACTGCTTCCGGAAGGGAAATATATGTATAATCATCATTTTGCTCTGCTATATAAATAAATGAAAGATTGTCGGAATCAGCTAATATTTGCTGCATAGCCGTTAAACCTGAAACGGTCCCAGATTCTATTCCCAAAATTAATTCGTTTCCAATCCATTCTGCATTTACAATTGTAAGTTTCTGTTTCATTTTTCTACCTCCATTGTCATTACCTATTCTATCGCAGATTTTATAGACAGTAAAACCCCTGCTGCAATTTTTACAGCTTCACGAAGCAAACTCCCCTGATTGAATTTATCACAAGCTTAAAAAGATCTTCAAAGGATTGAAGTCCATGCTGAATAAGGAGATAATACAGGTAATTACTTATAGCTGAGGTGTACAGGCTTGTCTAATAAAAATATTGAAATTGAATTTAAAAACATAATCACCAGAGATGAATTTACCGCTTTAATGAATTTTATGAATTTAGGCAGTGAAGATTTTTCTGAACAGGAAAATCATTATTTCGATACACCTGATTTTTTATTGAAGGAAATAGGAAGTGCATTAAGGATCAGGCAGAAAAACGGCTCGTTTGAATTGACTCTAAAACAGCCCCACCCTGAAGGGCTGCTGGAGACCAATGAAAATCTTACTGATTCCGAAGCAGCAGAGATGATTCAGACCGGAAAAATTCCCAGGGAACAGATAAAAAAATCCATAGAAGAGCTTGGAATAAAGACAGATAACCTTCAATATTTTGGTACTCTCACAACAGCACGTGCAGAAAAGGAATACAATAAAGG
This region includes:
- a CDS encoding UPF0738 family protein, which produces MKQKLTIVNAEWIGNELILGIESGTVSGLTAMQQILADSDNLSFIYIAEQNDDYTYISLPEAVWPELKKALDGQMRVFASDSKHARLELAGFHEELGDLIENIRGNSNYGNEMVEKVENVFQLNV
- a CDS encoding CYTH domain-containing protein → MSNKNIEIEFKNIITRDEFTALMNFMNLGSEDFSEQENHYFDTPDFLLKEIGSALRIRQKNGSFELTLKQPHPEGLLETNENLTDSEAAEMIQTGKIPREQIKKSIEELGIKTDNLQYFGTLTTARAEKEYNKGLAVLDHSRYLNKEDFEIEFEADNRKEGQIVFLNLLQQLNIPVRKTENKIKRFYNEKYRQQKS